The Tenrec ecaudatus isolate mTenEca1 chromosome 6, mTenEca1.hap1, whole genome shotgun sequence genome has a window encoding:
- the ATXN7L3B gene encoding ataxin-7-like protein 3B codes for MEEISLANLDTNKLEAIAQEIYVDLIEDSCLGFCFEVHRAVKCGYFYLEFADTGNVKDFGIQPVEDKGACRLPLCSRPGEPGNGPDQPLQRAPPEFQ; via the coding sequence ATGGAGGAGATTTCGTTGGCCAACCTGGATACCAACAAGCTCGAGGCCATCGCTCAGGAGATATACGTAGACCTGATAGAGGATTCTTGTCTGGGATTCTGCTTTGAAGTACACCGGGCCGTCAAATGTGGCTACTTCTACCTGGAGTTCGCGGACACTGGGAATGTGAAGGATTTTGGCATCCAGCCGGTGGAAGATAAAGGAGCGTGCCGCCTCCCTCTGTGCTCCCGACCTGGAGAACCCGGGAATGGGCCTGACCAGCCGCTGCAGCGCGCACCTCCTGAATTCCAATAG